One genomic region from Euzebyales bacterium encodes:
- a CDS encoding acyl-CoA dehydrogenase: protein MDFGLSDEQGMIAEVTRAFVDAELAPHEAEVERTGRVRPELTAKIRSRALEAGLYAANMPEELGGGGLGSLDVAVMERQLGRTSMALQYIVARPSNILRACVGDQVDTWLVPTVRGERVECLAMSEPDAGSDLRGMRCRAVRDGDEYVIRGTKHFISHADVADYVILFAATGEEEEDTRRGRRSRITAFLVDHGTPGFEVADGYGSVSHRGYNNAVLHFDGCRVPAANVLGEEHKGFEVATTWLGSTRLQVAATCLGRADRAIEIATRWATDRRQFGQQIGRFQGVSFKLADMATRLASAELLTYRAAWLDDEGRMTDADAAMAKLVASEMLAFVTDEAVQILGGMGLMDELPLERLWRDARVERIWDGTSEIQRHIISRTMLRAVGG, encoded by the coding sequence ATGGACTTCGGGCTGAGCGACGAGCAGGGCATGATCGCGGAGGTCACGCGGGCGTTCGTCGACGCCGAGCTCGCGCCCCACGAGGCCGAGGTCGAGCGCACCGGCCGGGTCCGCCCGGAGCTGACCGCGAAGATCCGCAGCCGTGCGCTCGAGGCGGGGCTGTACGCGGCCAACATGCCCGAGGAGCTCGGCGGTGGGGGGCTGGGCAGCCTCGATGTCGCCGTCATGGAGCGCCAGCTGGGACGGACGTCCATGGCCCTGCAGTACATCGTGGCGCGCCCGTCGAACATCCTGCGTGCCTGCGTTGGCGACCAGGTCGACACGTGGCTCGTGCCCACGGTCCGCGGCGAGCGGGTCGAGTGCCTGGCGATGTCAGAGCCCGATGCCGGATCGGACCTGCGTGGCATGCGCTGCCGGGCCGTGCGCGACGGTGACGAGTACGTCATCAGGGGCACCAAGCACTTCATCAGCCACGCCGACGTCGCGGACTACGTGATCCTGTTCGCCGCCACCGGCGAGGAGGAGGAGGACACCAGGCGCGGACGCCGAAGCCGGATCACGGCGTTCCTCGTGGACCACGGCACGCCTGGGTTCGAGGTCGCCGACGGCTACGGGTCGGTGTCCCACCGCGGGTACAACAACGCCGTGCTGCATTTCGACGGCTGCAGGGTCCCCGCTGCGAACGTCCTGGGCGAGGAGCACAAGGGTTTCGAGGTGGCGACGACCTGGCTGGGCTCCACGCGGCTGCAGGTCGCGGCGACGTGCCTAGGGCGCGCCGACCGCGCCATCGAGATCGCCACCCGATGGGCGACCGATCGGCGCCAGTTCGGCCAGCAGATCGGTCGGTTCCAGGGCGTGTCGTTCAAGCTCGCCGACATGGCCACGCGGCTGGCCTCCGCGGAGCTGCTGACCTACCGCGCCGCGTGGCTCGACGACGAGGGTCGCATGACCGACGCCGATGCGGCGATGGCGAAGCTGGTCGCGTCCGAGATGCTGGCGTTCGTGACCGACGAGGCGGTGCAGATCCTCGGTGGCATGGGCCTCATGGACGAGCTCCCGCTCGAACGGTTGTGGCGCGACGCGCGCGTCGAGCGGATCTGGGACGGGACGTCAGAGATCCAGCGCCACATCATCTCGCGCACGATGCTGCGCGCCGTCGGCGGGTGA
- a CDS encoding acetate--CoA ligase family protein, with amino-acid sequence MAPSALGRLLDPSTVAMVGGAPAAAAIAECDRLGFAGEIWPVHPSRREVGGRRSVPTVAALPGTPDAALVAVDRHRTIDVVRQLRDVGCGGVVCYASGFAEVGTPGAVLQDRLRAAAGDMPLLGPNCHGFVNALTGAALWPDVQGCRRTERGVAIITQSGNLALTVSMRRGLPLAQVVTVGNQAGLGLHDCVAALVSDPRITAIGLHVEQLTDAVAFGRAALLAWERAVPLVALQTGVSVAGATLARTHTASLAGTAATYRALFARYHVTVVDTVPALVGALAVLHAYGRLGGRRAVSLSCSGGEAALAADRAPRHGITFPALPAEVGVALHHRVAVTNPLDYHTYLWGDRDGLEHVFTTALRATADVGLLVVDFPSDGHDGASWQVAVDAAVAAHHTTGVPLVVTSVLAEQLPADVRDQLAARGVPAIGDIDVALAAVAAAARVAGQPAPHVPAPPGAPGPLRRRDPPQARTALAAGGVMVPPGRFCPRDDVELAAGDVGYPVTLKVVDVDHRTEIGGVALDLRAAPDLRAAAAAMTGISGRFLVERHVVGAVAELLVGVRREPLVGCSVTIGAGGALVDLFDDAVTLLAPVDADDVRRALVGLRVGRVLAGHRSRPAGDLAAAADAICRLVAVVLDDPDIVELEVNPLLVLADGVCAVDVLMLEADDMMDDR; translated from the coding sequence GTGGCACCGTCGGCGCTGGGGCGGCTGCTGGACCCGTCGACGGTCGCGATGGTCGGTGGTGCGCCGGCCGCGGCGGCGATCGCCGAGTGCGACCGGCTGGGGTTTGCCGGCGAGATCTGGCCGGTGCACCCGTCGCGCAGGGAGGTCGGTGGGCGCAGGTCGGTGCCGACGGTGGCGGCGCTGCCGGGCACCCCCGATGCGGCGCTGGTCGCGGTCGACCGGCATCGCACGATCGATGTGGTGCGCCAGCTCCGCGACGTCGGTTGTGGTGGGGTCGTGTGCTACGCGTCGGGGTTCGCCGAGGTTGGGACGCCCGGCGCCGTGCTCCAAGACCGTCTGCGTGCGGCGGCCGGTGACATGCCGTTGCTCGGGCCCAACTGCCACGGCTTCGTGAATGCGCTGACGGGCGCCGCCCTGTGGCCTGACGTGCAGGGCTGCCGGCGGACCGAACGCGGCGTCGCCATCATCACGCAGTCGGGCAACCTCGCCCTGACGGTCAGCATGCGCCGCGGGCTGCCGCTCGCGCAGGTTGTCACGGTCGGCAACCAGGCCGGTCTGGGGCTGCATGACTGCGTCGCGGCGCTCGTCAGCGATCCGCGGATCACCGCGATCGGGCTGCACGTGGAGCAGCTCACCGACGCCGTCGCGTTCGGACGCGCCGCACTGCTGGCGTGGGAGCGCGCCGTGCCGTTGGTCGCGCTGCAGACCGGGGTATCAGTGGCGGGTGCGACGTTGGCGCGCACCCACACCGCATCACTGGCCGGCACCGCCGCCACCTACCGTGCGTTGTTCGCCCGGTACCACGTGACGGTCGTCGACACCGTGCCCGCCCTCGTCGGCGCGCTGGCGGTGCTGCACGCGTACGGCCGCCTGGGTGGCCGACGCGCGGTGTCGCTGTCGTGCTCCGGCGGGGAGGCGGCGTTGGCCGCCGACCGCGCCCCCCGCCACGGGATCACCTTCCCGGCGTTGCCCGCGGAGGTCGGCGTGGCGCTCCATCACCGCGTCGCTGTCACCAACCCGCTCGACTACCACACCTACCTGTGGGGTGACCGTGACGGCCTCGAGCACGTGTTCACGACGGCGCTGCGTGCTACCGCGGACGTCGGTCTGCTCGTCGTCGACTTCCCCTCCGACGGGCATGACGGCGCGTCCTGGCAGGTCGCCGTCGATGCGGCGGTGGCCGCACACCACACGACCGGTGTTCCGCTCGTCGTGACATCCGTCCTGGCCGAGCAGCTGCCCGCCGACGTTCGTGACCAGCTCGCCGCCCGTGGCGTACCCGCGATCGGCGACATCGACGTGGCGCTCGCCGCGGTCGCGGCAGCCGCCCGCGTGGCCGGCCAGCCGGCCCCGCACGTCCCCGCGCCGCCGGGGGCGCCCGGTCCGCTGCGCCGACGCGATCCGCCGCAGGCGCGGACGGCGCTGGCGGCCGGTGGTGTGATGGTGCCCCCCGGCAGATTCTGTCCCCGCGACGATGTCGAGCTCGCGGCGGGCGACGTGGGGTATCCGGTCACGTTGAAGGTGGTCGACGTCGACCACCGGACCGAGATCGGTGGCGTCGCGCTCGACCTGCGGGCGGCTCCCGACCTCCGGGCCGCCGCGGCCGCCATGACGGGCATCTCCGGACGGTTCCTCGTCGAGCGCCACGTCGTCGGCGCCGTGGCAGAGCTGCTCGTGGGCGTGCGCCGCGAACCACTGGTGGGCTGCAGTGTCACGATCGGTGCCGGGGGCGCGCTCGTCGACCTGTTCGATGACGCGGTGACCCTCCTGGCGCCGGTCGACGCCGACGACGTGCGACGCGCACTGGTGGGCCTGCGCGTCGGCCGGGTGCTCGCCGGTCACCGGTCACGGCCCGCCGGCGACCTGGCGGCCGCGGCCGATGCGATCTGCCGTCTCGTGGCGGTCGTGCTCGACGACCCTGACATCGTCGAGCTTGAGGTCAACCCCCTGCTGGTTCTTGCCGACGGCGTGTGCGCCGTCGACGTGCTGATGCTGGAGGCGGACGACATGATGGACGACCGATGA
- a CDS encoding enoyl-CoA hydratase-related protein: MSGIDIDRTPPLLNVTIARGRANAIDAATSRELSAVFTRFRDDDQLRIAIVTGAGERFFCAGWDLDAAAAGEAYDTDFGAGGFGGYAELPDLRKPVIAAVNGMAVGGGFELVLAADLVVAADHATFFLPETSVGIIPDAGSVRLPRLLPRPVAIEVLIAGRRLTAAEALAWGLVNRVVLSGELLDAATELANRVAAAAPLAVEAVLDLVRRTERMPVSDSLRLLRSGTVDPYERMLRSHDALEGPRAFTERRPPRWTGR; the protein is encoded by the coding sequence ATGAGCGGAATCGACATCGACCGGACGCCGCCGCTGTTGAACGTGACGATCGCCCGGGGCAGGGCCAATGCCATCGATGCGGCGACCAGCCGTGAGCTGTCGGCGGTCTTCACACGCTTCCGCGACGACGACCAGCTCCGGATCGCGATCGTCACCGGGGCGGGTGAGCGGTTCTTCTGCGCCGGATGGGACCTGGACGCCGCCGCGGCGGGCGAGGCTTACGACACCGACTTCGGCGCCGGAGGTTTCGGGGGGTATGCCGAGCTGCCCGATCTGCGCAAGCCGGTGATCGCCGCCGTCAACGGGATGGCGGTCGGTGGCGGGTTCGAGCTGGTCCTGGCGGCCGACCTCGTGGTCGCCGCCGATCACGCCACGTTCTTCCTGCCCGAGACCTCCGTGGGCATCATCCCCGACGCGGGCAGCGTGCGGCTCCCCCGCCTGCTGCCCCGCCCCGTGGCGATCGAAGTGCTCATCGCGGGGCGCAGGCTGACCGCGGCCGAGGCGCTCGCGTGGGGTCTGGTCAACCGCGTGGTCCTCAGCGGGGAGCTGTTGGACGCGGCCACCGAGCTGGCGAACCGGGTGGCGGCCGCGGCACCGCTGGCGGTCGAGGCCGTCCTCGACCTGGTCCGGCGGACCGAGCGGATGCCCGTTAGCGACAGCCTCCGTCTGCTGCGGTCGGGCACCGTCGATCCCTACGAGCGGATGCTGCGGTCGCACGACGCGCTCGAGGGCCCTCGCGCGTTCACTGAGCGTCGACCGCCGCGGTGGACCGGCCGGTGA